A window from Bosea sp. ANAM02 encodes these proteins:
- a CDS encoding RecX family transcriptional regulator, with amino-acid sequence MAEESDRRGQGARPARAPRRITPDYLQRAAMHYLERYSAPAAQLRRVLARKIALSCRHHGETPAAHAATLDEVVARCIASGLIDDRRFAEARASTLRRRGQSQRAVAARLSAKGISRDLVGEIACGEAADELAAARIAAKRRRLGPWRRQETRAEFRQRDLAALARLGFDYATARAAIDGEAEPAP; translated from the coding sequence ATGGCGGAGGAGAGCGACAGGCGAGGGCAGGGGGCACGCCCTGCGCGGGCTCCGCGCCGGATCACGCCGGACTATCTCCAGCGCGCGGCGATGCATTATCTCGAGCGCTATTCGGCGCCGGCCGCGCAACTGCGCCGCGTGCTGGCACGCAAGATCGCCCTGAGCTGCCGCCATCACGGCGAGACCCCGGCAGCGCATGCGGCAACTCTCGACGAGGTCGTGGCACGCTGCATCGCATCCGGGCTGATCGACGATCGCCGCTTCGCCGAGGCGCGAGCGTCGACCCTGCGCCGGAGAGGCCAATCACAGCGTGCCGTCGCGGCCAGGCTCTCCGCCAAGGGCATTTCGCGCGACCTCGTCGGAGAGATTGCATGCGGCGAAGCGGCGGACGAGCTTGCCGCTGCGCGGATTGCTGCGAAGCGACGGCGGCTCGGCCCCTGGCGGCGCCAGGAGACACGTGCCGAATTCCGGCAGAGGGATCTCGCGGCGCTGGCCCGGCTCGGCTTCGACTATGCGACGGCGCGCGCCGCTATCGACGGCGAGGCCGAGCCAGCGCCCTGA
- the mazG gene encoding nucleoside triphosphate pyrophosphohydrolase, producing MKPSREIDGLIAIMAALRTPGSGCPWDLEQDFASVAPYTVEEAYEVADAIARGDRLDLKDELGDLLLQVVFHARMGEEEGSFAFADVVEAITTKLIRRHPHVFGDARDLSPAEVKALWHRIKADEKAAKAAAREAAGLPPQTEERGVLAGVPHTLPALTRAWKLQARASTVGFDWNDARLVLDKIREETAEIDEALAGGDRAAIHEEIGDLLFVVANLARHADADPEGCLAAANAKFERRFKAIEEALEAEGRDINAASLNEMEALWQTVKKREKSAG from the coding sequence TTGAAGCCCTCTCGCGAGATTGACGGCCTGATCGCGATCATGGCCGCGCTGCGCACGCCGGGAAGCGGCTGCCCCTGGGACCTGGAGCAGGATTTCGCCTCGGTCGCGCCCTATACCGTCGAGGAGGCCTATGAGGTCGCCGACGCGATCGCCCGCGGCGACAGGCTCGACCTCAAGGACGAGCTGGGCGATCTCCTGCTGCAGGTGGTGTTCCATGCCCGGATGGGCGAGGAGGAAGGCTCCTTCGCCTTTGCCGACGTGGTCGAGGCTATCACCACCAAGCTGATCCGCCGGCATCCGCATGTCTTCGGCGATGCGCGCGATCTTTCGCCCGCCGAGGTCAAGGCGCTCTGGCACCGGATCAAGGCTGACGAGAAGGCTGCCAAGGCAGCCGCGCGCGAGGCCGCCGGCCTGCCGCCGCAAACGGAGGAACGCGGCGTGCTCGCCGGCGTGCCCCATACCCTGCCGGCGCTGACCCGCGCCTGGAAATTGCAGGCCCGTGCCTCCACCGTCGGCTTCGATTGGAACGATGCCCGGCTTGTGCTCGACAAGATCCGCGAGGAAACAGCCGAGATCGACGAGGCGCTCGCCGGCGGTGACCGAGCCGCGATCCATGAGGAGATTGGCGACCTGCTCTTCGTCGTCGCCAATCTCGCCCGCCATGCCGATGCCGACCCCGAAGGCTGCCTCGCCGCCGCCAACGCCAAGTTCGAACGCCGCTTCAAGGCAATCGAGGAGGCATTGGAAGCCGAGGGCCGCGACATCAACGCTGCCTCGCTCAACGAGATGGAAGCGCTTTGGCAGACGGTGAAGAAGCGGGAGAAGAGCGCCGGATAG
- a CDS encoding PAS domain-containing sensor histidine kinase, with product MMPRAEEKSRRVSGWVGGTVVALALISALLTFLVLSGATPIAPVHEIVVGVFVLNALLILVLIVTVAIEAAVLIRARKAGQAAAGLHVRIVGLFSIIAALPAVLVAIIATVTIERGLEPWFSDRMRDAVFKSVEVADAYAASQCRSLGREIRVLADDLSRAKPAFDVDRKWFDSFLTSRATALGLPVATIMQPPDKVVARANINVLRDPPTPDQAAFDDAKSAPEPICVIPRTGRVFGAVMKLPSYENSFLHVAREVDPLAVEFPAVARGAAVEYLSIDARRKGVQIAFASMYGLIALILLLSAIWLGLSFANGLVAPIRRMIDATDQVSSGNFYVQVPIRRSEGDLAHLGETFNKMTAELRRQRDSLVTASEVIDRRRRFTETVLSGVSSGVLSLDGDGHVTTINRSAENLLGTGGRLLGKPIGEIAPEVAGFVTEALQNRQRQSSGQVAFTRSGQDRMVNIRAVREGEGIGAGLVVTLDDITDLVSAQRTAAWADVARRIAHEIKNPLTPIQLSAERIKRRFGRVITEGKDVFDQCTDTIVRQVEDIRRMVDEFSSFARMPKPSLAREDIVETVRQIVFLWRVGNPETTIAETLPTEAVPARFDRRLISQALTNVIKNATEAIEAVPAEERGQGRIDVQMARLDDGRIVIDVIDNGKGLPADQRQKLLEPYMTTREGGTGLGLAIVGKILEDHGGGIELLDRPDAASGARGARIRLWFPETGPASDTEGGDAAAQPDSGLRNTDDGKNGIRL from the coding sequence ATGATGCCGCGCGCGGAGGAGAAATCCCGGCGCGTTTCCGGCTGGGTCGGCGGGACCGTCGTCGCGCTGGCCTTGATCTCGGCGCTGCTCACCTTCCTGGTACTGTCGGGCGCCACTCCGATCGCGCCGGTGCACGAGATCGTGGTCGGTGTGTTCGTGCTGAACGCGCTGCTGATCCTGGTGCTGATCGTCACCGTCGCCATCGAGGCCGCGGTCCTGATCCGGGCACGCAAGGCGGGGCAGGCGGCTGCGGGCCTGCATGTCCGGATCGTCGGCCTGTTCAGCATCATCGCCGCCCTGCCAGCCGTGCTCGTCGCCATCATCGCGACCGTCACGATCGAGCGCGGGCTGGAGCCATGGTTTTCCGACCGGATGCGCGACGCGGTGTTCAAGTCCGTCGAGGTCGCGGACGCCTATGCCGCCAGCCAGTGCCGTTCGCTCGGTCGCGAAATCCGGGTGCTGGCCGACGATCTGAGCCGCGCGAAACCCGCCTTCGACGTCGATCGCAAATGGTTCGACAGTTTCCTGACATCGCGCGCGACCGCGCTCGGGCTGCCCGTCGCCACGATCATGCAGCCGCCGGACAAGGTCGTGGCGCGGGCCAATATCAACGTGCTGCGCGATCCGCCCACACCGGATCAGGCCGCTTTCGACGACGCGAAATCCGCTCCCGAGCCGATCTGCGTGATCCCGCGGACGGGCAGGGTGTTCGGCGCCGTGATGAAGCTGCCGAGCTATGAGAACAGCTTCCTGCATGTCGCGCGCGAGGTCGATCCGCTCGCGGTCGAGTTTCCGGCGGTCGCGCGCGGGGCCGCGGTCGAATATCTCTCGATCGATGCCCGCCGGAAGGGCGTGCAGATCGCCTTCGCCTCGATGTACGGGCTGATCGCGCTGATTCTGCTGCTCTCGGCGATCTGGCTGGGCCTGAGCTTCGCCAACGGGCTGGTCGCGCCGATCCGGCGGATGATCGATGCGACCGACCAGGTTTCGAGCGGCAATTTCTATGTCCAGGTGCCGATCCGACGATCGGAAGGGGACCTTGCCCATCTCGGCGAAACCTTCAACAAGATGACGGCGGAGCTGCGCCGCCAGCGCGACAGCCTGGTCACGGCAAGCGAGGTCATCGACCGGCGCCGGCGCTTCACCGAGACGGTGCTGTCCGGCGTCTCCTCCGGCGTGCTCAGCCTCGACGGCGACGGCCATGTCACGACGATCAACCGCTCGGCCGAGAACCTACTCGGTACCGGCGGGCGCCTGCTCGGCAAGCCGATCGGCGAGATCGCGCCCGAGGTGGCGGGCTTCGTCACCGAGGCCCTGCAGAACCGTCAGCGGCAGAGCTCCGGCCAGGTCGCCTTCACGCGCTCCGGCCAGGACCGGATGGTGAATATCCGGGCGGTCAGGGAAGGCGAGGGGATCGGCGCCGGGCTCGTGGTGACGCTCGACGACATCACCGACCTCGTCTCCGCCCAGCGCACGGCCGCCTGGGCCGATGTCGCCCGCCGCATCGCGCACGAGATCAAGAACCCGCTGACGCCGATCCAGCTTTCGGCCGAGCGCATCAAGCGGCGCTTCGGACGCGTCATCACCGAGGGTAAGGACGTCTTCGACCAGTGCACCGACACGATCGTGCGGCAGGTCGAGGATATCCGGCGCATGGTCGACGAATTCTCCTCCTTCGCCCGCATGCCGAAGCCCTCGCTCGCCCGCGAGGACATCGTCGAAACGGTCCGGCAGATCGTCTTCCTCTGGCGGGTCGGCAATCCCGAGACGACGATCGCCGAGACCCTGCCGACAGAGGCGGTTCCGGCCCGGTTCGACCGGCGGCTGATCTCGCAGGCGCTGACCAATGTCATCAAGAACGCGACCGAGGCGATCGAAGCCGTGCCGGCCGAAGAGCGCGGGCAGGGGCGCATCGACGTCCAGATGGCGAGGCTCGACGACGGCCGGATCGTCATCGACGTGATCGACAACGGCAAGGGCCTGCCGGCGGACCAGCGCCAGAAGCTGCTCGAACCCTATATGACGACGCGCGAAGGCGGGACGGGCCTGGGCCTCGCCATCGTCGGCAAGATTCTGGAGGACCATGGCGGCGGCATCGAACTGCTCGACCGCCCGGATGCCGCCAGCGGTGCTCGGGGCGCGCGCATCCGCCTCTGGTTCCCCGAGACAGGCCCGGCGTCGGACACCGAGGGCGGCGATGCGGCCGCCCAGCCGGATAGCGGCTTACGCAACACGGATGATGGGAAGAATGGGATACGCCTATGA
- the hfq gene encoding RNA chaperone Hfq translates to MAAERAQNLQDTFLNHVRKQKIPLTIFLVNGVKLQGVVTWFDNFCVLLRRDGHSQLVYKHAISTIMPGHPVQLFEPEETDKN, encoded by the coding sequence ATGGCCGCCGAGCGGGCACAGAATCTCCAGGACACCTTCCTCAACCATGTGCGCAAGCAGAAGATTCCGCTGACGATCTTCCTCGTCAACGGCGTCAAGCTGCAGGGCGTCGTCACCTGGTTCGACAATTTCTGCGTGCTGCTGCGCCGCGACGGCCATTCGCAGCTCGTCTACAAGCACGCGATCTCGACCATCATGCCCGGCCATCCGGTGCAGTTGTTCGAGCCCGAGGAAACGGACAAGAACTGA
- a CDS encoding tripartite tricarboxylate transporter substrate binding protein, translated as MTTKRDLILTTAAFVLLAAAPAMADTWPQRPITFIVPFPAGGGTDAFARPLAAQLDQQLGQRIVIENRGGAGGTVGASAAAKAKPDGYTFFVGAAHHAIAPALYPKLDYNIQTDFIPIAVIAQPPQVIVVHPGKVQAKTVAELVDFARKNPDKLNFASAGNGTTHHLAGELFQISTKTKLTHVPYRGAGPALQDTVAGQVDLLFDGLGSSAAQIQSGALRALAVAAPTRSEAVPDVPTAKEAGLEGFEVSTWYALWAPKGTPPEIVARMRAEVQKTLKTPAIEAAWKKNGSPMPSLTGEEFGKFVTAEVERWGKVVKEAQVKLE; from the coding sequence ATGACGACGAAACGAGACCTGATCCTCACGACCGCTGCCTTCGTGCTGCTGGCAGCCGCACCAGCGATGGCCGATACCTGGCCGCAACGGCCGATCACCTTCATCGTGCCCTTCCCGGCCGGCGGCGGCACCGATGCCTTCGCCCGGCCGCTCGCCGCCCAGCTCGACCAGCAGCTCGGCCAGCGCATCGTCATCGAGAATCGCGGCGGCGCCGGCGGCACGGTCGGCGCCTCGGCCGCCGCGAAGGCCAAGCCCGACGGCTACACCTTCTTCGTCGGGGCCGCGCATCACGCCATCGCGCCGGCGCTCTATCCGAAGCTCGACTACAATATCCAGACCGATTTCATCCCGATCGCGGTCATCGCCCAGCCGCCGCAGGTCATCGTCGTTCACCCGGGCAAGGTTCAGGCCAAGACCGTTGCGGAACTCGTCGATTTCGCCCGCAAGAACCCCGACAAGCTGAATTTCGCCTCTGCCGGCAACGGCACGACGCATCATCTCGCCGGCGAGCTCTTCCAGATCTCGACCAAGACCAAGCTGACCCATGTGCCCTATCGCGGCGCCGGCCCTGCCCTGCAGGACACGGTGGCCGGACAGGTCGACCTTCTGTTCGACGGCCTCGGCTCCTCGGCGGCTCAGATCCAGAGCGGCGCGCTGCGGGCGCTCGCGGTCGCGGCGCCGACCCGCTCCGAGGCCGTGCCGGACGTGCCGACCGCGAAGGAGGCCGGCTTGGAGGGCTTCGAGGTCTCGACCTGGTATGCGCTCTGGGCGCCCAAGGGCACGCCGCCCGAGATCGTGGCCCGGATGCGTGCCGAAGTTCAGAAGACCCTCAAGACACCGGCGATCGAGGCCGCCTGGAAGAAGAACGGCTCGCCGATGCCGAGCCTGACGGGCGAGGAGTTCGGCAAGTTCGTCACGGCCGAGGTCGAGCGCTGGGGCAAGGTCGTTAAGGAGGCGCAGGTCAAGCTGGAGTGA
- the hflX gene encoding GTPase HflX, translating to MERDIAANTRAFVVGPYLQRRGVSLDANQRSFAARLDEAVGLAAAIDLTVVEPVQVLLTALRPATYLGKGKVEELAERIKTEEIGLVVMDCALSPVQQRNLEKAFGCKVIDRTGLILEIFGRRARTKEGALQVELAHLNYQKSRLVRSWTHLERQRGGFGFLGGPGETQIEADRRIIQERMTKIERDLESVKRTRSLHRASRKRVPYPIVALVGYTNAGKSTLFNRLTSAEVLAQDMLFATLDPTARAIKLPHGARIMLSDTVGFISDLPTQLVAAFRATLEDAIEADVLLHVRDVAHEDTQAQAADVQAILRDLGINPDDGQRVIEVWNKADLLDPAERERQLGIATLRPDGARPVLVSALTGEGIERLTRAIETRIAASRPVYALELAPGDGKSLAWLHANGEILERRDGEDGGLKLVVRLPPEREGAFTARFPEAERQG from the coding sequence ATCGAACGCGACATCGCGGCGAATACGCGCGCCTTCGTCGTAGGACCCTATCTGCAGAGGCGGGGCGTTTCGCTCGATGCCAACCAGCGCTCCTTCGCGGCGCGGCTGGACGAGGCCGTCGGCCTGGCGGCCGCGATCGACCTGACCGTCGTCGAGCCGGTACAGGTGCTGCTGACGGCGCTGCGTCCCGCGACCTATCTCGGCAAGGGCAAGGTCGAGGAGCTGGCCGAGCGCATCAAGACCGAGGAGATCGGCCTCGTCGTGATGGACTGCGCGCTGTCGCCGGTCCAGCAGCGCAATCTCGAAAAGGCCTTCGGCTGCAAGGTCATCGACCGGACCGGCCTGATCCTCGAAATCTTCGGCCGGCGCGCCCGCACCAAGGAAGGCGCGCTGCAGGTCGAGCTGGCGCATCTCAACTACCAGAAGAGCCGTCTGGTGCGGTCCTGGACCCATCTCGAACGCCAGCGCGGCGGCTTCGGCTTCCTCGGCGGCCCGGGCGAAACCCAGATCGAAGCGGACCGCCGCATCATCCAGGAGCGGATGACCAAGATCGAGCGCGATCTGGAGAGCGTCAAGCGCACGCGCTCGCTGCATCGCGCCAGCCGGAAACGCGTGCCTTACCCGATCGTTGCGCTGGTCGGTTACACCAATGCCGGCAAGTCGACGCTGTTCAACCGCCTGACCTCGGCCGAGGTTCTGGCGCAGGACATGCTCTTCGCCACGCTCGACCCGACGGCGCGCGCGATCAAGCTGCCGCATGGCGCGCGGATCATGCTCTCCGACACGGTCGGCTTCATTTCCGACCTGCCGACGCAGCTCGTCGCCGCCTTCCGCGCCACATTGGAGGATGCGATCGAGGCCGATGTGCTGCTGCATGTCCGCGATGTGGCCCATGAGGACACGCAGGCGCAGGCCGCCGACGTACAGGCGATCCTGCGCGACCTCGGCATCAATCCGGACGACGGCCAGCGTGTCATCGAGGTCTGGAACAAGGCCGATCTGCTCGACCCTGCCGAGCGCGAGCGCCAGCTCGGCATCGCGACGCTGAGGCCGGACGGGGCGCGCCCGGTTCTGGTCTCAGCATTGACCGGCGAAGGCATCGAGCGCCTGACGCGGGCGATCGAGACGCGGATCGCGGCGAGTCGACCGGTCTATGCGCTGGAGCTTGCTCCGGGCGACGGCAAATCGCTCGCCTGGCTGCATGCCAATGGCGAGATACTCGAACGCCGCGACGGCGAGGATGGCGGCCTGAAGCTCGTCGTGCGCCTGCCGCCGGAACGGGAAGGGGCGTTCACGGCGCGCTTTCCGGAGGCTGAGCGGCAGGGCTGA
- a CDS encoding sigma-54 dependent transcriptional regulator, whose translation MSADILVVDDEVDIRDLVAGLLEDEGYRTRKAGSADEALAAIASRRPNLVFLDIWLQGSRLDGLQVLELIKENHPDLAVVMISGHGNIETAVSAIKSGAYDFIEKPFKADRLVLVAERALEASRLRREVRELKTRSVQADRIVGRTTVVNQLRQTIERVAPTNARVLITGEPGCGKELAARTLHGASTRSSGPFVVINAATITPETMEEELFGVEGGDGRSRRIGALEEAHGGSLYIDEIGDMPRETQNRILRVLVDQNFQRVGGATRVHVDVRVISSSSRDLAQLIADGHFREDLYHRLSVVPIKVPPLSERREDVPELIEFFMEQISVASGLPKRQIGSDAMAVLQSHEWPGNIRELRNNVERLMILTKGDPTAEVTIEMLPAEVGAMVPTTPSGSGGERLMSLPLRDAREIFEREYLIAQIARFSGNISRTAEFIGMERSALHRKLKSLGVG comes from the coding sequence ATGAGCGCTGACATCCTGGTAGTGGACGACGAAGTCGATATCCGCGATCTGGTCGCCGGCCTGCTGGAGGACGAGGGCTACAGGACCCGCAAGGCGGGCTCCGCCGACGAGGCGCTGGCCGCGATCGCATCGCGCCGGCCGAATCTCGTCTTCCTCGACATCTGGCTGCAGGGCAGTCGGCTCGACGGACTCCAGGTGCTGGAGCTGATCAAGGAGAACCATCCCGATCTCGCGGTGGTGATGATCTCCGGCCACGGCAATATCGAGACCGCGGTCTCGGCCATCAAGAGCGGCGCCTACGACTTCATCGAGAAGCCGTTCAAGGCCGACCGGCTGGTGCTGGTCGCCGAGCGGGCGCTGGAGGCGTCGCGCCTGCGCCGCGAGGTCCGCGAACTCAAGACCCGCTCGGTCCAGGCCGACCGGATCGTCGGGCGCACCACGGTGGTCAATCAGCTCCGACAGACGATCGAGCGCGTCGCGCCGACCAATGCCCGTGTGCTGATCACCGGCGAGCCGGGCTGCGGCAAGGAACTGGCGGCGCGCACGCTGCACGGCGCCTCGACCCGGTCCAGCGGCCCCTTCGTCGTCATCAACGCGGCGACGATCACGCCCGAGACGATGGAGGAGGAGCTGTTCGGCGTCGAGGGCGGCGACGGTCGATCGCGCCGGATCGGCGCGCTCGAGGAGGCGCATGGCGGCTCGCTCTATATCGACGAGATCGGCGACATGCCGCGCGAGACGCAGAACCGCATCCTGCGGGTGCTGGTCGACCAGAATTTCCAGCGCGTCGGCGGCGCGACGCGCGTCCATGTCGATGTCCGCGTGATTTCCTCGTCGAGCCGCGATCTCGCGCAGCTCATCGCGGACGGGCATTTCCGCGAGGACCTCTATCACCGCCTCAGCGTCGTGCCGATCAAGGTGCCGCCGCTCTCGGAGCGGCGCGAGGACGTGCCTGAGCTGATCGAGTTCTTCATGGAGCAGATCTCGGTCGCCAGCGGCCTGCCGAAGCGCCAGATCGGCAGCGACGCCATGGCGGTGCTGCAGTCGCATGAATGGCCCGGCAACATCCGCGAACTGCGCAACAATGTCGAACGCCTGATGATCCTGACCAAGGGTGACCCGACGGCCGAGGTGACGATCGAGATGCTGCCGGCCGAGGTCGGCGCGATGGTGCCGACGACGCCGTCCGGCTCCGGCGGCGAGCGCCTGATGAGCCTGCCGCTGCGCGACGCCCGCGAGATCTTCGAGCGCGAATACCTGATCGCGCAGATCGCGCGCTTCTCCGGCAACATCTCGCGCACGGCCGAGTTCATCGGTATGGAGCGCTCGGCCCTGCACCGGAAGCTGAAGTCGCTGGGCGTCGGCTGA
- a CDS encoding peptide ABC transporter substrate-binding protein, translating into MKEKEIRGLIADVKDGTLSRRSFMQKMAAVGITAPIASQILAWNDVAMAQPADPYKPTKAGGGGPLKILLWQAPTLLNPHFASGTKDQIASRVFYEPLAGWDGEGNLVPQLAAEIPSKTNGGLSADGKTVTWKIKQGVKWHDGKPLTADDVVFTWEYAADPATAAYTTGSYANIKVEKIDSHTIKVIFKEATPFWADPFVGVAGMIIPKHHFGDYKGAKSREAPANLKPVGTGPYKFVEFKPGDIVLGARNEDYHVKNKPQFDTLEVKGGGDAVSAARAVLQTGEYDYAWNLQVEDEVLKRMESGGRGKVEAVISGSVEFIILNTTDPWTEVDGERSSVKTKHPSLSDPAVRQAINLLIDRDSIEKFIYGRGGVATASFVNEPKQFKSTKLKYEFNIEKANKILDDAGWKKGSDGVREKDGKKLKYVFQTSINAPRQKTQAIIKQACQRAGIELELKSVTASVFFSSDVANPDTYTKLYCDMEMYTTTQPQPDPERFLNQLVSWEIATKENKWLGRNVSRYSDPEADKAYKAAQKELDPAKRAALLIKVNEIFCEANVILPILSRTVVGASANSLTPDISGWEVTTWNLASWYRS; encoded by the coding sequence ATGAAGGAAAAGGAGATCCGTGGTCTGATCGCGGATGTGAAGGACGGCACGCTCTCGCGACGCTCCTTCATGCAGAAGATGGCGGCCGTGGGCATCACGGCGCCGATCGCGAGCCAGATCCTCGCCTGGAACGACGTCGCGATGGCCCAGCCGGCCGACCCCTACAAGCCGACCAAGGCCGGCGGCGGCGGGCCGCTCAAGATCCTGCTCTGGCAGGCTCCGACGCTGCTCAACCCGCATTTCGCCTCGGGCACCAAGGACCAGATCGCGTCCCGTGTGTTCTACGAGCCGCTCGCCGGCTGGGATGGAGAGGGCAACCTCGTCCCGCAGCTCGCGGCCGAAATTCCCAGCAAGACCAATGGCGGCCTCTCCGCCGATGGCAAGACCGTGACCTGGAAGATCAAGCAGGGCGTGAAATGGCATGACGGCAAGCCGCTGACCGCCGACGATGTCGTCTTCACCTGGGAATATGCCGCCGATCCGGCGACCGCGGCCTATACCACCGGCTCCTACGCGAATATCAAGGTCGAGAAGATCGACAGCCATACGATCAAGGTGATCTTCAAGGAAGCGACCCCGTTCTGGGCCGATCCTTTCGTCGGCGTCGCCGGCATGATCATCCCGAAGCACCATTTCGGTGACTATAAGGGAGCCAAGTCGCGCGAGGCTCCCGCGAACCTCAAGCCCGTCGGCACCGGCCCTTACAAATTCGTCGAGTTCAAGCCGGGCGACATCGTGCTCGGGGCGCGCAACGAGGACTACCACGTCAAGAACAAGCCGCAATTCGACACCCTCGAGGTCAAGGGCGGCGGCGACGCGGTCTCGGCGGCGCGTGCCGTGCTGCAGACCGGCGAATACGACTATGCCTGGAACCTCCAGGTCGAGGACGAGGTCCTCAAGCGCATGGAATCCGGCGGGCGCGGCAAAGTCGAAGCCGTGATCTCGGGCAGCGTCGAGTTCATCATCCTGAACACGACCGATCCGTGGACCGAGGTCGATGGCGAGCGCTCCAGCGTCAAGACCAAGCATCCGTCGCTCAGCGATCCGGCCGTGCGCCAGGCGATCAACCTGCTGATCGACCGCGACTCGATCGAGAAGTTCATCTATGGCCGCGGCGGCGTCGCGACCGCGAGCTTCGTCAACGAACCCAAGCAGTTCAAGTCGACCAAGCTCAAATACGAGTTCAACATCGAGAAGGCCAACAAGATCCTCGACGATGCCGGCTGGAAGAAGGGCTCGGACGGCGTCCGCGAGAAGGACGGCAAGAAGCTCAAGTATGTCTTCCAGACCTCGATCAACGCCCCGCGCCAGAAGACCCAGGCCATCATCAAGCAGGCCTGTCAACGCGCCGGCATCGAGCTCGAGCTGAAATCGGTGACGGCCTCGGTGTTCTTCTCGTCGGACGTCGCCAACCCCGACACCTACACCAAGCTGTACTGCGACATGGAGATGTACACCACGACGCAGCCGCAGCCCGATCCGGAGCGCTTCCTCAACCAGCTCGTCTCCTGGGAGATTGCGACCAAGGAGAACAAGTGGCTGGGCCGCAACGTCTCCCGCTACTCGGATCCGGAGGCCGACAAGGCCTACAAGGCCGCGCAGAAGGAACTCGATCCGGCCAAGCGCGCCGCGCTCCTGATCAAGGTCAACGAGATCTTCTGCGAGGCCAACGTCATCCTGCCGATCCTGTCGCGCACGGTCGTCGGCGCCTCCGCCAACAGCCTGACGCCCGACATCTCCGGCTGGGAGGTCACGACCTGGAACCTGGCGAGCTGGTATCGCAGCTGA
- the arfB gene encoding alternative ribosome rescue aminoacyl-tRNA hydrolase ArfB, which yields MIQATPSIAIDESEIEESFVRASGPGGQHVNKVSSAVQIRFDARRSPSLPNDVAIRLMKLAGSKLTQDGVIVIVAQAHRSQKRNREEAVERLLELIRTAAVRPQVRRATKPTKASKERRLASKEKRSGVKAGRQKPVSD from the coding sequence ATGATTCAAGCCACCCCGTCCATCGCGATCGACGAGAGCGAGATCGAGGAAAGTTTCGTGCGCGCCTCCGGCCCGGGCGGGCAGCACGTCAACAAGGTGTCGAGCGCCGTCCAGATCCGCTTCGATGCGCGTCGTTCGCCGTCGCTGCCGAACGATGTCGCGATCCGCCTGATGAAGCTCGCCGGCAGCAAGCTGACGCAGGACGGGGTGATCGTCATCGTGGCGCAGGCGCATCGCAGCCAGAAGCGCAATCGCGAGGAGGCGGTGGAGCGCCTGCTGGAACTGATCAGGACTGCCGCCGTGCGCCCGCAGGTGAGGCGCGCGACGAAGCCGACCAAGGCCTCGAAGGAACGCCGACTCGCCTCCAAGGAGAAACGCTCCGGCGTGAAGGCCGGCCGACAGAAGCCGGTTTCCGACTAG